One window from the genome of Amycolatopsis sp. NBC_01480 encodes:
- a CDS encoding Maf family protein — protein sequence MRLVLASQSPARLMLLRSAGLDPSVVVSGVDEDAVAAALTDPAPDELVTALAKAKAEAVYETVAGTHADSVIVACDSMLSIGGEMVGKPGTPEVARRRWADMAGRSGELLTGHALIRIDGGRRVKEAAGTRRTTVHFGRPTEEEIEAYIATGEPLQVAGAFTLDALGGWFVEGIEGDPSSVIGLSLPLVRRLLGEVGVSVVDLWRTSTF from the coding sequence GTGCGCCTCGTTCTCGCTTCCCAGTCCCCCGCCCGCCTCATGCTGCTGCGCAGCGCCGGTCTCGACCCGAGCGTTGTCGTGTCCGGTGTCGACGAGGACGCGGTGGCCGCCGCGCTCACCGATCCCGCGCCCGACGAACTGGTCACGGCGCTGGCCAAAGCGAAGGCCGAGGCCGTCTACGAAACCGTCGCCGGCACCCATGCCGACTCGGTGATCGTCGCCTGTGACTCGATGCTGTCGATCGGCGGCGAGATGGTCGGCAAGCCCGGTACGCCCGAGGTCGCCCGGCGACGCTGGGCGGACATGGCCGGACGGTCCGGCGAGCTGCTCACCGGGCACGCCCTGATCCGCATCGACGGCGGCCGGCGCGTCAAGGAGGCCGCCGGCACCCGGCGCACGACCGTCCACTTCGGACGCCCGACCGAAGAGGAGATCGAGGCCTACATCGCCACCGGCGAGCCACTGCAGGTCGCGGGCGCCTTCACCCTCGACGCACTGGGCGGCTGGTTCGTCGAGGGCATCGAGGGCGACCCGTCGAGCGTGATCGGCCTCAGCCTGCCGCTGGTGCGCCGGTTACTGGGCGAGGTCGGCGTGAGTGTCGTGGATCTCTGGCGGACGTCCACATTCTGA
- a CDS encoding DHA2 family efflux MFS transporter permease subunit: MNARQANPWAALSALCLGFFMILLDTTIVSIAIPNMLRELNSGLNAVVWVISVYLLTYAVPMLFTSRLGDRFGPKRVFLAGLVVFTGASLWCAMSGNVEMLITARAVQGLGAALMTPQTLAFITHLFPPAKRGPAMGMWGGVAGLATIAGPLLGGVLVDHFGWEWIFYVNVPIGVIAIVLVLVLVPDWQPKHSHSFDVLGILLSAAGLFLVVFGVQNGQQYDWGTAFGGITVFEIIGAGVLLLIAFVLWQRFNRKEPLVPLNVFANRNFSAGTLTATTVGFTMTGMFLPLIIYIQTVLGLSPTLAGALTAPMSLVSGILAPFVGRASDKVNGKYLVMAGLSLLALGIGIIALQARPDTSPWALIPALLVCGLGIGCIFSPMSNLTMSAVEPRLAGTASGIFNTARQVGGVLGSAAIGVLLQARISASIADEATTAAAQLPEPYRAPFAEGIAHAAASTGEFGSSSGPAPIPGLPADLAAQAGRLATEAVHNGLTDAARTTLILPIAVLILGVAAAAVMRRATPPRPQSPAPTGSEAPAAA; the protein is encoded by the coding sequence ATGAACGCAAGACAAGCTAATCCCTGGGCCGCGCTCAGCGCACTGTGCCTCGGCTTCTTCATGATCCTGCTGGACACCACCATCGTGTCCATCGCGATCCCCAACATGTTGCGGGAGCTCAACTCGGGGCTGAACGCGGTCGTCTGGGTGATCAGCGTCTACCTGCTCACCTACGCGGTGCCGATGCTGTTCACCAGCCGGCTCGGCGACCGCTTCGGGCCGAAGCGGGTTTTCCTCGCCGGGCTCGTGGTGTTCACCGGCGCCTCGCTGTGGTGCGCCATGTCCGGCAACGTCGAAATGCTGATCACCGCCCGCGCGGTGCAGGGCCTCGGCGCGGCGCTGATGACGCCGCAGACCCTGGCGTTCATCACGCACCTGTTCCCGCCGGCCAAGCGCGGCCCGGCCATGGGCATGTGGGGCGGCGTCGCCGGCCTGGCCACGATCGCCGGCCCGCTGCTGGGCGGCGTGCTGGTGGACCACTTCGGCTGGGAGTGGATCTTCTACGTCAACGTGCCGATCGGCGTCATCGCGATCGTGCTGGTCCTGGTGCTGGTGCCGGACTGGCAGCCGAAGCACTCGCACTCGTTCGACGTGCTCGGGATCCTGCTCTCGGCGGCCGGGCTGTTCCTCGTCGTCTTCGGCGTGCAGAACGGCCAGCAGTACGACTGGGGCACCGCGTTCGGGGGCATCACCGTGTTCGAGATCATCGGCGCGGGGGTGCTGCTGCTGATCGCGTTCGTGCTGTGGCAACGGTTCAACCGCAAGGAACCGCTGGTGCCGCTGAACGTGTTCGCGAACCGGAACTTCTCCGCGGGCACCCTGACCGCGACCACCGTCGGCTTCACGATGACCGGCATGTTCCTGCCGCTGATCATCTACATCCAGACGGTGCTCGGCCTGAGCCCGACGCTGGCCGGCGCGCTGACCGCGCCGATGTCGCTGGTTTCGGGGATCTTGGCGCCGTTCGTGGGACGCGCGTCGGACAAGGTCAACGGCAAGTACCTGGTGATGGCGGGGCTTTCGCTGCTCGCGCTGGGCATCGGCATCATCGCGCTGCAGGCCCGGCCGGACACGAGCCCGTGGGCGCTGATCCCGGCGCTGCTGGTGTGCGGCCTCGGCATCGGCTGCATCTTCTCGCCGATGAGCAACCTGACGATGAGCGCGGTCGAGCCCCGGCTCGCGGGCACGGCCTCGGGCATCTTCAACACCGCCCGCCAGGTCGGCGGCGTGCTGGGCAGCGCGGCCATCGGCGTGCTGCTTCAGGCCCGGATCAGCGCGTCGATCGCCGACGAGGCGACCACCGCCGCGGCCCAGCTCCCGGAGCCGTACCGCGCGCCTTTCGCCGAGGGCATCGCGCACGCCGCGGCGTCCACCGGCGAGTTCGGCTCGTCCTCGGGCCCCGCGCCGATCCCGGGCCTGCCCGCGGACCTCGCCGCCCAAGCCGGCCGCCTCGCCACCGAGGCCGTCCACAATGGACTCACCGACGCCGCCCGCACGACCCTGATCCTGCCGATCGCCGTCCTAATCCTGGGCGTCGCCGCGGCAGCAGTCATGCGCCGCGCCACACCTCCCCGTCCCCAATCCCCCGCCCCCACGGGTTCCGAAGCCCCCGCGGCGGCCTGA
- a CDS encoding PadR family transcriptional regulator, with the protein MAAAKLTPLGVAVLELLHENPMHPYEMAQLMRERYVDNRVKLKAGSLYHTVERLQQNGFVEVVNTQRDGRRPERTVYAMTAEGKDAFQQRAREMLGDVVQEYPQFLSGLAVIDDLGPDIALVELEHRLNKLRAGVAADQVILKRLSTDGTPEIYWLDFRYLAAQRAFELEWAEQLLADLSSGRIRFQDTETPLSLVTKESHERKTS; encoded by the coding sequence ATGGCCGCAGCGAAACTGACCCCGCTGGGCGTCGCTGTGCTGGAGCTGCTGCACGAAAATCCGATGCACCCGTACGAGATGGCGCAGCTGATGCGCGAGCGGTACGTCGACAACCGGGTCAAGCTCAAGGCCGGCTCGCTCTACCACACCGTGGAACGCCTGCAGCAGAACGGATTCGTCGAGGTCGTCAACACCCAGCGCGACGGGCGACGCCCGGAGCGGACGGTGTATGCGATGACCGCCGAGGGCAAGGACGCCTTCCAGCAGCGGGCCCGCGAGATGCTCGGCGACGTCGTGCAGGAGTACCCGCAGTTCCTCAGCGGGCTGGCGGTGATCGACGACCTTGGCCCGGACATCGCGCTGGTGGAGCTGGAGCACCGCCTCAACAAGCTGCGGGCCGGCGTCGCCGCCGACCAGGTGATCCTCAAGCGCCTCTCGACCGACGGCACACCGGAGATCTACTGGCTCGACTTCCGCTACCTCGCCGCCCAGCGGGCCTTCGAGCTCGAGTGGGCCGAGCAGCTGCTCGCCGACCTCTCCTCGGGCCGCATCCGGTTCCAGGACACCGAAACCCCGCTCAGCCTCGTCACCAAGGAAAGTCATGAACGCAAGACAAGCTAA